The segment CGGAAACGAAATTGAATGTGTCCTGCTAAGGGAAGGGAAAAGAATCACTGCATGCGTTTCCACACAGGTTGGCTGTGCAATGGCCTGCCGCTTTTGCGCAAGTGGCAAATCAGGGCTGGAAAGAAACCTTACGACGGGAGAAATTGTCGAGCAGGCACTCCATATTAAAGAACATATCCACCCCGAAGAACGTCTCACCCATATCGTTTTTATGGGCATAGGCGAACCGCTTGCAAACTATGATAACGTCATCAAGGCCATCAGGATTATGAATGCCAATTGGGGGCTAGGAATCGGGGCACGGCATATCACCATCTCTACGGTAGGTATTATCAGCGGCATCTCACGGTTAGCACAGGAAGGAATTCAGATAAATCTTGCAATATCACTTCATGCACCTGATGATATCATACGGTCAAAGATCATCCCGTCGAATAAAAAAGCCAGTATCTCTAATATCCTAAAAGCAGCACGTGAATATTTTTCCCTAACCAGAAGAGATATCAGTTTTGAATATATCCTGATTGACAAAATCAACGCATCCTTACACGATGCTGAATCCCTCGCAAGATTGCTGAAAGGTCTACGGTGCAATATTAATCTTCTCCCTCTGAATCCTATAGAAGGGTGCAGTTTCCGTCCCCCTTCACGTGAAACAATTGAGATATTTCGTAAAACATTGGAAAAACATGGGCTTGTCGTCACGGTACGAAAGAAAAAAGGAGGCAGTATTCATGCGGCCTGCGGACAACTCCGCTTACAGAATATAAATTTTTATGGAAAACATAAGAAGTTTTTTGTTAAATAGACTTCGTTTTTCTGTAATTATTAGTGACGTCAAGGACGAGGCGGTTACCAGAATAATCATTTTTACCATTAAGGAGAATTCCCATAGCAAGCCGTATAAAGGTTGTATTCATCGATACCATAAAAGAAACGGTTATAAAGGCTATTCAGCAAGCTGGTGCCCTGAAGGATTGCAGGTATGGCGACATCAGAATTGGCATCCATGAGAGAAAATACGCATATGCTGAGGACGGTAAAACCAAAGGTGCCGGGGAAGATAGCTCTATTTCTTTTGGTATCCGGATGCTTGCCGGCGAGGTAAGTGCGTGGGGATATTATGGCCAGGAGCTGGGCGAAGCTGAAGCCACCTCCCAGAATATTTACCGGAACATTACTGACGGTATAAAGAAAGCGCATGCAAGGGCCATTGCCAATGCAAACAAAAAGGCTGAATTCCAGTTATTTGCCCCCTCGTTAACCGGGGTAAGGCTTGCAGGTATAGATATTTGCACTGACACAATTCAGGCTGCTTTTGAAGAAAACCCAGGAATGGTATTACGAAAAGACATCGCAGCCCTCTGTACAAAAATATCGAAAGACATGCATGGTGTTTCTCGTGATATACAATATAGCTATACCGGTGTGCATACCGGTATACAGCGTGAGTTTTTCTGCAGCACGGAAGGCACCTGCATTGATCAATCATATGCACTTACCCAGGGAAGTGTGGCTGTGGTAGCCCAAAAGAACGGAGGTGTTCCCGAAACGTATCATGATTACCTTGGAGGTCTCAGCGGATGGGAAGTTTTAAAAGGTAAAAACGTATACAAACAATCCCTCGGGGAATTTGCCATACAGAGAACGCATGAAACCCTTGAACTTGCAGGCGCTGAGTTTTTGTCTGCCACAAACGAACCTGTTGTTGTAGTAACAAACCCGCAGTTTAATGCGCTTCTGGTACACGAAATCATAGGACATCCGACAGAAGCCGACAGGGCATTAAAATTAGAAACCGCATATGCAGGACGTTCCTGGCTTTTCAGGAATCTCCAGGATAATGAACTGGGAAAACAGATTGCATCCCCCCTCGTTTCAGCATATTCAGACCCGACAATAGACGGATATGGACATTACGCATATGATGCAGAAGGTACACCGGCAAAACGGGTAAATCTTATCGAAAACGGCATACTGAAAGGTTTTATGAATGGCCGGGAGCATGCTGCAATTCTCAATCAGCCTTCTAACGGCTCTATGAGAGCAACAGAACCTTATTATGCCCCTCTTACACGGATGACCAACACTGTTTTTGCCAATGGAAATACATCCCCATCAGAGATGATTGCTGAAGTGAAAGACGGATATTACATTGTCAACCACCGAATTCCGTCTATCAGCGAATCCAGAGAGAATTTCAGCATCTCCGCTCAAAAGGTATACAGGATAGAAAACGGACAAATTACAACCCTCTACCGCCAGGGTGGCATCACAGCCGATTCAAAGGATTTTTTAATGAATATCGATGCTGTAGGAAATGATTTTGAAATCTTTCCCATACCCAATTGCGGGAAAGGTCAACCTATGCAAATTATGCGCGTTGGAAATGGCGGTCCGACACTGCGTTCCAAAGCAAGATTAACAGGACAGCAAAAATTATGATAACCATTGAAGACCTGAGAAATTGTGTTCATTACGGAATAGATTACATCAAAAAGCAGAAAGATGTTGTGGATGCGGAGATATTCGCTTCATGGAATGAACAGATAACCATGCGGTTAAATTATACTTCCGACATCCCCTGTAACGGCGTCCATGAACCAAAATCAATCCAAATGAACGGTATTGGTTTGCTGGTTGTTTTTAAAACAGGAAAAGAAATAAAGACAGGCTATGGCAATGCCTCTGCCCTGACACCTAAAGGCATGGCGGAGGCATTCGGGAAGGCAAAAAGCAACAAAATACAAGACCCGGACTTCAAATCCCTTCCAACACCCGCTGGTAAGCCAACTTTGGAAAATTACCATGATCCCGCTGTAATGGATATGGACGATGAAACGGTTGTAGATTTAGGCTGGCAGGGATTAAAGGGTTCACTGATGGAATACAGTCAAAGGCAGTTTGATAAATCAATTATCGTTGGCGGCGACATCACTATCCTTAAAGAACGGATGGCTATTGCCAGTACGAAAGGTATAGATGATTTCGACGAATCCACGATTCTTACGACAAGTATAACCTCTATGATTGAACAGGAAAAGGTCAAGGGTACCGGCTGGAATACAAGCACCCATTTGTCTGATTTTCTTCCCGAAGAGGCAGGACGCGAATCGGCTGAAAGTGCAATAAAAACTATTGGCGGCGAGAGGATTCCCTCCGGGACATATAATGTTATTTTCGGAAGGCAACCGGTAACCGACTTGTTTTCAAATATCATAATTCCGGCCTTAAGTCTCTCATCTGTTAATACGTCGGATACTCCTTTTCTCAGGAAATTAGGGAAAAAGGTCGCATCTGAATTGCTCAGCGTATATGATGACGGTACGATAAGAGGCGCCATCGGCAGCAGAAAAATCACGTGTGAAGGAATCCCTACCGGAAAAACAGACCTGATATACAATGGTCACCTTGCAGGTTTTCTTGCCAATAATTACCTTTCAAGAAAACTGGAAGACAGATTTGCTTCGTTTATTCCACGAAATGGATTCCGATATCAGAAAAGTGGCAGAAACCACAGCGTACCGCCAGGCATATACCCAACGAATATTGTTATAGAAGGCAGGGAAGAAACAGACAGCCAGTCGCTTTTATCAAAAATATACGATGGTATCTATATTGGCAGAATCTGGTATACGTATCCCATAAATGGTCTTGCTGCAGGAGATTTTACGAGTACCATCGTTGCCGATTCATATTTAGTGAGAGAAGGAAAAATTGCCAGACCCCTGAAGCCTAACACTGTAAGGATAAACTGCAACATAAGGGATATACTGAATAACATCGTAGCCATTTCAAAAGACAAGAAACAAACAATTGTCTGGGGAGGCGATGAGGTCGTGCTTGCACCGGAAATAGCAGTTCAGGGTGTTACGTTAGATACCATCGTATCTAACAGATGAGAGAAGAGTGCCAAAAGTTGGGCAGTATTAAAACCTTTTCCAAAGCCTTACGTAAAGTGGACTTCCAGACTCTATAAAAAATATTTTTGCTGAAGAAGTAATAAACACCAAGATAGGGGCGGGTTTCAAACCAGCCTCTACTCACGAATTAGCAGGCATCAAGAAGGGAGGTGTATTAAAGGGAAGTTTTTTTATAAATTTACTGTATTTCTTTCATAAACTTTAAAAGGAGATTAATCATGCGAGCAAAAGTAGATCCAGATATTTGTACCGGCTGTGAATTGTGCGTGCAGACGTGTCCGGAGATTTTCCATATGGAAGGTGATTTGGCTGTAGCCAAAGATGTTGATGTACCACCAGAAACCCAGGATACCTGCAGGCAGGCTGCTGAAGAATGCCCGGTAGAAGCAATTATAATTAGTGAATAATTCATGATGTAAATGGAAAAGACCTTAAATATCTTATGTTAATATTTAAGGTCTTTTTATTTTTTAAACATCCAGAAGCGGCCTTCTGCCAATCCTTCTTCTCCTCTTCAATATTGCACGACCGCCTTTCGTTCTCATTCGTTTCCTGAAACCGCACATTCTCTTATGTTTTATAGAACTTTTTCTCGTCTTAACCTTCATAGTACTTTCCCTCCTTAAAATTTACCCATTATACCCATAATAATTTTTCAGAGACTTTATCAGCAATGATAATTCTTCGTTTGGCTGCATCGTTACAAAACCTGAACTATCACTACCATACTTTGATACGTTGATTACATTGAATAGTAAGGCTTTTTATAATACCAACTAGATTATTCTTCTGTCAATATATTTCAGGATAACAGTTAAATTACAAATATTCATAAATTTAGAATTCTAAAAGTGTTAAATTCGTATTGACATTGTTCATTTGAATTGATAATATGACCGAAAACTAATCATAACTATCATCCCCGGAAGTCAGTTAAGACCAGGAATATATCTTTTATTATCTATATTACGGGCGGTGGCACTGGCTTTTAGTACACTTTCATTATGAATTCATCCATAAGAAATCACCGCTTATATATTTATTGAGATAAAAAGGAGAGATTGTAATGCAAACAACGACAAAAAGAGACCTATGTGAAAAGATTGCCAGGAGAACAGACAACACGCATATGATCGTAAAAAAAACAATACAAATGTTTTTGGACGAGATCATATCAGAACTCGCACAGGGTAATCGCATCGAGTTGCGTGATTTCGGGGTCTTTGAAATACGGCAGCGTGCGGCCAGAAAGGCCAGGAATCCAAGGACAGGAGAAGTAGCTTTTGTACCTTCCAAAAATGTAGTAGTGTTTAAGGTTGGTAAATTAATGCGGGAAAAGGTCGGAAATACCGTAAAAACAGAAACCCATCCTTCCCAGGAAGCTTAATGAGCAGTTTTAAAACATGTTTCAGCAAAGAGATAGTATCGAAAAAGGAATAATAAAATACGTATATGGTAATCGTGCAGGGGTAGAGATAATAAACCCTGACTCAACGAACTGTAAAAGCTGCGGCATTTGCGTAGGTATCGAAACCGGGCAAAACCTATTGGAAGTAGACGCGGTACCCCATATAAGTGTGGGGCAGCAGGTAACAGTTCAGATATCTGAAAATTCTCCTTATAAAAGCATGATATTAATATTCATTCTGCCTATTCTCAGCTTATTAACCGGCAGTATACTTGGCCAAAAAATCCGGTTTCTCTATCCTGGTTCTGAAAATCTCCGAATGATATGCTTTAGTCTTATCTTTTTTCTGTTGTACATTGCATCGATAAGTCTCTATGATAAAAAAATGAGAAGCCAAAAACATCTGCACCGGAAAATCATATCAATAGATGCACCCTAACTATCTGATACACCGCCGGCAAGGTTCATTAGCCACTGGAAATAACACTATCACTTATTCCATCGCAAGTTTGGTTCACGTGCAGCCTTAACTTCGTCGGGGCGACCTATGGTTGTGGTGGTTGGTGAATCCCTTAACACCTCGGGCTGACGCTCAGCATCAACTGCTATTTGAATCATGGCATCCGCAAAGGCATCCAATGTCTCACGCGATTCTGTCTCCGTAGGTTCAATCATTAACGCCTCTTCAACAATCAGCGGAAAGTAAATCGTAGGAGCATGGAATCCGTAATCAAGAAGCCTTTTGGCAATATCCAAAGCTGAAACACCTTTGGTCTTTTGTTTTACCGCCGAGAGGACAAATTCATGCATACAGGTCTTCCCATAAGGAACATCGTAATATTTTTCAAGCTTATACCTCAAGTAGTTGGCGTTTAATACAGCATATTCACTAACCCTGCCAAGACCTTCCTTCCCTAAAGATAAAAGATATGTATAGGTCCTTATCATCATTCCTGTATGACCATAAAAAGCTCTGACCCTTCCGATCGAATCCGGGTACTCATATTTTAAAATATATTTTTTCTCCGGGTCCGTTTCTGTACTACCAATGGTAACCCTTTCCTCCGTTTCTATCCTTGGAATGGGTAAGAATGTTTTTAGTTCCTCAGTAACACCAATAGGGCCGGCGCCCGGACCTCCCCCCCCGTGTGGCGTAGAAAAAGTCTTGTGGAGGTTCAGGTGAAGGATATCTATACCCATATCCCCCGGTCTTGCTATGCCCAGCAGTGCATTCATATTGGCCCCGTCACAGTAAACAAGTCCCCCTGCATCATGAGCAATCCTGCAGATATCAAGGATATCTTTTTCAAATAAACCAAGGGTATTAGGATTGGTAATCATTATCGCCGCTGTATCACGGGTAAAAACCTCTTTGAGTTTTTTCAGATCGATAAGGCCATCAGCAGCAGACCGGACCGACTCCACTTCATAACCACAAAGAGCGGCAGAGGCAGGATTTGTGCCATGTGCCGAGTCAGGTATAACAATCTTGTGTCTTTTTTCCCCCTTTTTCTCCAGATAGGCACGGATTATCAGCATCCCTGTTAGTTCACCATGCGCGCCTGCTGCCGGTTGCAAAGTAAAAGCCGGCATCCCGGTAATATCTTTGAGCATCTGCTCAAGGCCGTATAATAATTTCAGGATCCCCTGACATTGCCCTGCCGGCTGATACGGATGTAATTTTGTAAATCCATCCAGCCTTGCTGTTTCTTCGTTAGTCCTGGGATTATATTTCATGGTACAGGAACCGAGAGGATAAAAATTCGTATCAACACAATAATTTTTTTGAGAGAGTCTGGTAAAGTGCCGCACAACATCGATCTCCGAGACCTCCGGCAATCTGGCTTCATTATTCCTCATCATATCTTGCGGCAGGAGATCTATTACAGGTTTAACCGGTACATCACAGGATGGAAGAATAAAGCATCGCCTGCCCGGAGAGGTTTTCTCAAAAATGAGTGGTTCAGTCTGATTCATTCTCATTACCTTCGTTCTCATGGAATTTAAATGAGGCTGCCTTTTTAAGCAACTTTTTCATTTCACGGCACATGGCGGTTAAAAACAACCCCCTAACCCCCTTTATTAAGGGGGAATTCCTCTAGTCCCCCTTAACAAAGGAGGTTGTCTGACATATAACACATAGATTGAAGCTTGCGACTTCGTGACGTTTCACTCACTACGTGCTTTGAAATTCATAAGCATTTAATTAGGCATTCGGCAACTTACATACCTTTTTCACATCGGGCCACCCCTTCATCTTCGCCGGGCGGGGACAGATATTATCCCTCTCGCTGAGGGAATTAAGGGGGGGTTACAAGTTTGTAACTCCGATACAATCAAATCAGGCTAGATATTACCTAGCTCAGTAACCAAACGGTCGATTGATTCTTTGGTTTTTGTCTCTGTTACGCAGAAAAGCATACAATTATCCATATCGGGATAAAATCCTGAAAGGTCTAATCCCCCGACAATCCCCTTTTTTAACAGATACTCATTTACCTCGCAGACACGGAGATTGCCCTGAAACCGTATGACAAATTCATGGAAAAAAGGTTTTTTTAAAATTGGTTTGATAATATCCAGGGTACACAGCCTCTCATAGGCGTAATGACTTTTTTGTATATTGAGATTAGCCAGCTCTTTCATGCCTGCCCTTCCCAATGCACACAGATAAATGCACGCCCTCAGTGCAAGCAGTGCCTGATTGGTACAAATGTTGGAAGTGGCCTTCTGCCTCCGGATATGTTGCTCCCTGGCCTGCAGTGTGAGGACAAAGCACCTTCTGCCCTTAGTATCAACAGTCTCACCCGCAACCCTTCCGGGCATCTTACGTAAAAACTCTTTTTTAACCGTAAAGAAACCCAAATACGGCCCCCCGTAATTCAGATAATTTCCCAGCACCTGTGCCTCCCCAACAGCTATATCGGCGTTATATTCCCCCGGTGGTTTTAGTATTCCAAGGGAAACCGGATTTACGCAGGCAATAAATAGCGCACCGTACCTGTGGGCAATATCAGAAAGGGCTTCCATCTCCTCAATACAGCCGAAAAAGTTTGGGTTCTGAACAAGCACGGCAGCCGTGTTATTGTCTATAATTTTCTTCAACTGGTCCTTGTTCGTTATCCCCTCAGGTGTATTTATTTCAATAAGTTCCGCAGGAAACCCTTTTAAATAAGTTCCAATCACATGCCGGTATTCCGGATGGATTGCCCCCGAAATAATAATTTTATTTTTCTCATTCAGCCGCAAGGAAAGGAGCGCAGCCTCTGCCAGAGCAGTAGAACCGTCATAGAGAGAGGCGTTCGAGACATCCATGCCAGTCAACTCACACATTAACGACTGGAATTCATAAATTACCTGAAGAGTACCCTGACTCACCTCTGGCTGATAAGGGGTGTAACAGGTATAAAATTCACTCCTTGACGCCAGATGGTCGACAACCGATGGAATAAAATGTTCATAGGCGCCTGCACCTAAAAAAGAAAGATATTTCTCTGTATTCAGATTTTTTTCACTGAGGCCCTTGACAATTCTTAATACCTCTGGCTCTGTAAGACCCCCACGGAGTGTTAATGAATACTTCCGGAGTGATTCAGGGATATCGTCAAGAAGCGCTTCAAATGATGATACGCCCATCTCTCCGAGCATTATCTCTTTATCACGTTCAGTATTCGGAATATAATCCATTGCGTCACCACAACAGGAACGATCAATATAAGGCAATTAAATTAAGTCTTCGGCAATTTTACCTGTTTTAGCAAAAAATCCAAATGCAGGGTGGGCTCGGCCCACCAAAAAATAATCACCATAACTAACGAAACGGTAATTGGCAGGCGATGCCTTGCCCTACATGTTGTAAAGTGGAACAACATCATTGCAAGGAGCACATTCGTTTTTACTCAATGTAAACTCTGCAACGAAGCAATCTCCTCCAAACCGGATTATTCTTTAATCAGCTCAAATCCCATGGTATTCCTGGACAGATTTAACATCCAGGCTTCCGTTCCTTAATGCCTCAATAGCCTTAACAGCAGCCACGGCTCCGGCAACCGTTGTAAAATAAGGCACATGGTGAATAAGGGCTGTACGCCGTATGGAATAGGATGCCTTCTGGGCAGCTTTACCTTCTATCGTATTAATAACAAGTTGAACCTCATTATTTTTAATATGGTCAACGATATTAGGCCGCCCTTCAATTACTTTTAAAACTGGTGTAACGGAAATATTATGTCCAAAGAGTACCTTTGCCGTACCCTGGGTAGCAACAATCCTGAAACCCATTTGTAAGAGCTTCTTTGAAATGGATACCATAGACCTTTTATCCCTGTCTCTTACACTGATAAAAACCGTTCCTGTCAACGGGAGGCCGACATCCGCAGCGATTTGCGATTTGGCATAAGCCCGGCCAAAATCCATATCCATCCCCATCACTTCACCGGTTGATTTCATTTCGGGTCCCAATATCGTATCAACCCCTTTAAATTTTAAAAACGGAAAAACGGCCTCTTTTACAGCAACATGCTTAAACTCCCTGTTCGTGGGAATATTTAATTCACTAAGTTTTTCCCCTGCGATTACCTTTGCAGCAATCTTGGCCAGTGGAATACCTATCGCTTTACTCACAAAAGGTATCGTCCTTGATGCGCGGGGATTCACCTCCAGTACATATACTGTTTTGTCTTTCACTGCATACTGGATATTAATCAGTCCTCTCACATTTAAGGCCAAGGCAATAATCCGGGTCTGCCCTTTTAATTCGAGGATGACATCCTCTCCGATGGAATACGGCGGCAGGGAACATGCACTGTCCCCGGAATGGATACCAGCTTCTTCAATATGCTCCATTATGCCGCCGATAAAAACCTCTTCACCATCACAGACAGCATCCGTATCAATTTCAATGGCATCTTCCAGAAATTTATCGATTAAGACAGGATACTCCGGTGAAACCTGTACAGCATGCCTCACGTAGTCCTCCAGGCCCATTTCGTCATACACAATCTGCATAGCCCTCCCACCAAGAACATAGGAAGGCCGCAACAGCACCGGATATCCTATCTTGTCGGCAATCAGCTTTGCCTCTTCTGTTGAACGTGCACAACCATTTTCCGGTTGTTTTAATTTTAACCGATTCATTAAGGCTGCAAACCGTTCGCGGTCTTCGGCGATATCGATACTATCCGGCGAGGTACCCAGGATCCTTACCCCCTCTTTCTCTAAAGGTACAGCCAGTTTCAACGGCGTTTGTCCGCCGAACTGGACAATGACACCTTCGGGTTTTTCCTTATCGATAATCTCAAGCACATGCTCCAGCGTAAGCGGCTCAAAGTAAAGCCGGTCCGAAGTATCATAATCGGTACTTACCGTTTCCGGATTACAGTTAACCATGATAGTCTCATAACCCAGTTCTCTTAATGCAAAGACCCCGTGGACACAGCAGTAATCAAACTCAATACCCTGTCCGATTCGGTTCGGCCCGCTCCCCAGGATAATAATCTTCCTGTTCCCGGTAGGCTCCGCCTCGCACGAAGTTTCATAGGTAGAGTAAAGGTATGGGGTAAATGCCTTAAACTCTGCTGCACAGGTATCCACATGTTTATATACGGGTCTGACATCCTCTTTTTTACGGTATTCACGTATCGTTTTTTCGGTGACATTAAAGAGACAGCCAAGGTATTTATCAGAGTACCCATATTGTTTGGCTTCACGGAGTATCTCTCTGTCCAGTCTGAATATATCGTCATCCTGACCGTTTGCCGAATGCTCCTGTCTTATTTTGACCTCCAAATCTAATATCTGCTTTATATTATAAAGAAACCAACGGTCAATACGGGTCCATTTATATATATCCTCAATGCCCGCTCCAATCCGGATTGCATCGGCAATATGCCAGAGTCTGTCAGGATTCGGAACCATGAGCCTCTCTCTCAGGAATTCGTACCGCTGTTCGTCAGGCCAATTTTCACTTCCCGGAGGCCATAATGCATCAAATCCGTACCGTCCGGTCTCCAGGGAACAAATTGCCTTACCCACAGCCTCTTTAAAGGTACGGCCAATCGCCATAACCTCGCCAACGGATTTCATATGTATGGTAAGCTCCGGATCGGTATCCGGGAATTTCTCAAAATTAAATCTTGGAATTTTTACCACACAATAATCAATCATTGGTTCAAAACAGGCAGGGGTATAACGGGTAATGTCGTTGGGAATTTCATCGAGGGTATAGCCTACGGCAAGCTTTGCTGCAATTTTAGCAATAGGAAACCCCGTAGCTTTCGAGGCAAGCGCCGAACTCCTGGAAACCCGTGGATTCATCTCGATTGCCAGCATTTCACCGTTTTCGGGATTGACAGCAAACTGGACATTAGCTCCCCCCGTCTCAACCCCTATTTCCCTGATAATCTTAATTGCACCATCACGCATCCTTTGATATTCCATATCGGTAAGAGTTTGCGCCGGAGCTACGGTAATGCTGTCGCCGGTATGAACACCCATTGGATCAAAATTTTCAATAGAACAGACAATGACAACATTATCCTTTCTATCACGCATTACTTCCAATTCATATTCTTTCCATCCGAGGACAGAACGCTCTATGAGTACTTCGTGAACGGGACTGGCTTCGAGAGCTGCCCTGATATACTCCTTATACTCTTCAATATTATAAGCAGCATTTCCGCCGGTCCCTCCCAAAGTAAACGAGGGACGGATAATTGCGGGAAACCCTATCTTTTCAATAATCACCATCGCTTCATCATATGAACGGGCGTAACCACTCTCGGGTACAGAAATGCCGATCCGTTTCATAGCGGATTTGAACAACGACCGGTCTTCCGCCTTCTTAATAGCCTCTAATTTAGCACCGATCATCTCTACCTTGTATACGTCAAGTATCCCCTTTTCTGCAAGACCCACAGCAGTATTCAAACCTGTCTGCCCGCCTAAGGTGGGAAGCAATGCCTGCGGACGCTCTTTTGCAATGATCTTTGCTATCATGTCGGGAATGATTGGTTCGATGTATGTCTTATCCGCAATCTCCGGATCTGTCATAATCGTTGCAGGATTGCTGTTTACAAGGATAACTTTGTATCCCTCTTCACGGAGTGCTTTGCAGGCCTGAGTACCTGAGTAATCAAATTCACAGGCCTGGCCGATAACGATCGGACCGGAACCAATAATGAGAATTTTTTTAATATCTGTTCTCTTGGGCATCTTTAATGCCTCATCATTTCTATAAACTGGTCAAATAAATATTGTGCATCATGCGGGCCTGGCGACGCCTCCGGATGATATTGTATGGAAAAGGCTGGAATGGAACAGCATTTCAATCCCTCTACCGATTTATCATTAAGGTTCAGATGGGTAACCTCTACATCCCCATATGCCGTTTTCTTTACCGTACCCTCAGATAGATTTTCAACAGCAAAACTATGGTTTTGGGCAGTAATTTCCACTTTTCCGGTAGCCAAATCCATCACAGGCTGATTGCCACCGTGATGTCCGAATTTAAGTTTATATGTCTTAAGCCCAAGGGTGAGCGCCAGCAACTGATGGCCAAGGCAAATTCCAAAAACCGGTTTTTTCCCCAATAAACCCTTAATATTCTCAACCATATATGGAACTGCCGCGGGGTCTCCCGGACCGTTTGAGACCACAACACCATCGGGATGCATATCCAAAACAGCCTGGGGTGAGGTATGGGCAGGAACCACTCTTACAGAACAATCAATATTGCTCAGGCTTCTCAGAATATTGTATTTTACACCACAATCATAGACAATGACCTTATACCGCCCGGTACTTTCCGAACCTTTGCCATTCCCGTTCCAATCATAGAAGCCATCACATGTTACAGCCTTTACAAGGTCTGTTCCTGCAAGGTCAGGGAATGAACGTACCTTTTTTAAAAGACCGGATATATCATCATCTCCATGAGAAATAATACCCTGCTGGGCACCGCAATCTCTTATGTGCGTTGTGAGCGCCCTTGTATCTATCCCCTGAATACCAA is part of the Candidatus Jettenia sp. AMX2 genome and harbors:
- a CDS encoding ferredoxin: MRAKVDPDICTGCELCVQTCPEIFHMEGDLAVAKDVDVPPETQDTCRQAAEECPVEAIIISE
- a CDS encoding TldD/PmbA family protein, with translation MITIEDLRNCVHYGIDYIKKQKDVVDAEIFASWNEQITMRLNYTSDIPCNGVHEPKSIQMNGIGLLVVFKTGKEIKTGYGNASALTPKGMAEAFGKAKSNKIQDPDFKSLPTPAGKPTLENYHDPAVMDMDDETVVDLGWQGLKGSLMEYSQRQFDKSIIVGGDITILKERMAIASTKGIDDFDESTILTTSITSMIEQEKVKGTGWNTSTHLSDFLPEEAGRESAESAIKTIGGERIPSGTYNVIFGRQPVTDLFSNIIIPALSLSSVNTSDTPFLRKLGKKVASELLSVYDDGTIRGAIGSRKITCEGIPTGKTDLIYNGHLAGFLANNYLSRKLEDRFASFIPRNGFRYQKSGRNHSVPPGIYPTNIVIEGREETDSQSLLSKIYDGIYIGRIWYTYPINGLAAGDFTSTIVADSYLVREGKIARPLKPNTVRINCNIRDILNNIVAISKDKKQTIVWGGDEVVLAPEIAVQGVTLDTIVSNR
- a CDS encoding 50S ribosomal protein L34 gives rise to the protein MKVKTRKSSIKHKRMCGFRKRMRTKGGRAILKRRRRIGRRPLLDV
- a CDS encoding TldD/PmbA family protein — its product is MLAGEVSAWGYYGQELGEAEATSQNIYRNITDGIKKAHARAIANANKKAEFQLFAPSLTGVRLAGIDICTDTIQAAFEENPGMVLRKDIAALCTKISKDMHGVSRDIQYSYTGVHTGIQREFFCSTEGTCIDQSYALTQGSVAVVAQKNGGVPETYHDYLGGLSGWEVLKGKNVYKQSLGEFAIQRTHETLELAGAEFLSATNEPVVVVTNPQFNALLVHEIIGHPTEADRALKLETAYAGRSWLFRNLQDNELGKQIASPLVSAYSDPTIDGYGHYAYDAEGTPAKRVNLIENGILKGFMNGREHAAILNQPSNGSMRATEPYYAPLTRMTNTVFANGNTSPSEMIAEVKDGYYIVNHRIPSISESRENFSISAQKVYRIENGQITTLYRQGGITADSKDFLMNIDAVGNDFEIFPIPNCGKGQPMQIMRVGNGGPTLRSKARLTGQQKL
- a CDS encoding HU family DNA-binding protein, with translation MQTTTKRDLCEKIARRTDNTHMIVKKTIQMFLDEIISELAQGNRIELRDFGVFEIRQRAARKARNPRTGEVAFVPSKNVVVFKVGKLMREKVGNTVKTETHPSQEA
- the gcvPB gene encoding aminomethyl-transferring glycine dehydrogenase subunit GcvPB, whose product is MNQTEPLIFEKTSPGRRCFILPSCDVPVKPVIDLLPQDMMRNNEARLPEVSEIDVVRHFTRLSQKNYCVDTNFYPLGSCTMKYNPRTNEETARLDGFTKLHPYQPAGQCQGILKLLYGLEQMLKDITGMPAFTLQPAAGAHGELTGMLIIRAYLEKKGEKRHKIVIPDSAHGTNPASAALCGYEVESVRSAADGLIDLKKLKEVFTRDTAAIMITNPNTLGLFEKDILDICRIAHDAGGLVYCDGANMNALLGIARPGDMGIDILHLNLHKTFSTPHGGGGPGAGPIGVTEELKTFLPIPRIETEERVTIGSTETDPEKKYILKYEYPDSIGRVRAFYGHTGMMIRTYTYLLSLGKEGLGRVSEYAVLNANYLRYKLEKYYDVPYGKTCMHEFVLSAVKQKTKGVSALDIAKRLLDYGFHAPTIYFPLIVEEALMIEPTETESRETLDAFADAMIQIAVDAERQPEVLRDSPTTTTIGRPDEVKAAREPNLRWNK
- the rlmN gene encoding 23S rRNA (adenine(2503)-C(2))-methyltransferase RlmN, whose protein sequence is MDKADIPSITNMSLAEVEALCASLDEPSYRAKQILSWMYSKGATTFDQMSDLPEYLRKKLSENCRIFRTRINVHTQTGDGTRKFLIILPNGNEIECVLLREGKRITACVSTQVGCAMACRFCASGKSGLERNLTTGEIVEQALHIKEHIHPEERLTHIVFMGIGEPLANYDNVIKAIRIMNANWGLGIGARHITISTVGIISGISRLAQEGIQINLAISLHAPDDIIRSKIIPSNKKASISNILKAAREYFSLTRRDISFEYILIDKINASLHDAESLARLLKGLRCNINLLPLNPIEGCSFRPPSRETIEIFRKTLEKHGLVVTVRKKKGGSIHAACGQLRLQNINFYGKHKKFFVK
- a CDS encoding SoxR reducing system RseC family protein yields the protein MFQQRDSIEKGIIKYVYGNRAGVEIINPDSTNCKSCGICVGIETGQNLLEVDAVPHISVGQQVTVQISENSPYKSMILIFILPILSLLTGSILGQKIRFLYPGSENLRMICFSLIFFLLYIASISLYDKKMRSQKHLHRKIISIDAP